The Pyrenophora tritici-repentis strain M4 chromosome 3, whole genome shotgun sequence genome has a window encoding:
- a CDS encoding Med15 multi-domain protein, which translates to MSQDPAAGPPSPMSPSHEEVLLNRRIAELEHEKAVLLERASNAQTSLTEANARAVAARQHAAACEAEQKAATARAQARYAEKIHANNESRNLQKLIELQKFDLRDYHIKSDRTFKCLKSRIAELEANRGDGRPSFEHLAETQKLREDLEQSRNELSAALTEHAGLKAESEYRSTQMKALIMKLNRNLEEEKAKAVATAEEVTTRIEACKADTVEVTSAKYIGQMKKMEEDHKSQLAQATRKSQDRLKEAEAQWLTKGKHIVEYNSHLKRQLEEAHKQMQQRNQQLQAAMNMRSNQQNLQQQNLQGGPHGQQNSPQQSFTSNKRMRHDSISNAGFPAQNFQRARAQSQLSNNSAMNPNGEFAMQGHNYMMSPHGTHQRRVSQLSNGSPGPMTPTQRFRQEHNGGSNGSPVGHGGSPQHRQLQQVQQQPQVDYWSHPEHSQLLQDVQSSNMGGQLPSSAAFPEHSQLLQAVPSSNTGVQRPNQAAFPNQSQNTMPMDLQDWTMPLLPMDDIEDTVQSFGTGMMDANLQFPQQGMDANLQFPQGGMLDNGNMMDNGNMMQDFNLFPPADFTTSTSLDTQPIQSLQQPQASTTPEVEHPTPNLASSSHSTPAPTATAPRRRLPPPTSPAKVPCVNCYKHWWDVECDQGEPCANCAAEHADCVRQRCFHFAAGTCPKGLRCPNVHEGDERFRDGRFLVDQGAAGKRPGRVGKRSDAEVAPILRQ; encoded by the exons ATGTCGCAAGATCCTGCAGCGGGTCCGCCGTCGCCCATGTCCCCTTCACATGAGGAAGTCTTGCTCAACCGCCGCATCGCTGAGCTCGAGCACGAAAAGGCGGTTCTCCTAGAGCGAGCTTCCAATGCTCAGACGAGCTTGACTGAAGCCAACGCACGCGCCGTAGCTGCCCGTCAACATGCCGCCGCATGCGAAGCCGAGCAGAAAGCAGCAACCGCTCGCGCCCAGGCTCGCTATGCCGAAAAGATACACGCCAATAACGAGTCCAGGAATCTTCAGAAATTGATCGAGCTACAGAAGTTCGACCTGCGAGATTACCACATCAAATCTGACAGGACCTTCAAGTGCCTGAAGTCCAGGATTGCAGAACTGGAGGCCAACCGAGGCGATGGCAGGCCGTCTTTCGAACACCTGGCCGAAACCCAGAAGCTCCGAGAAGACCTTGAACAGTCGCGCAATGAACTCTCGGCGGCTCTGACAGAACATGCGGGGCTTAAAGCCGAATCGGAGTATAGGTCTACGCAGATGAAGGCTCTTATCATGAAATTGAACAGGAACCTCGAGGAAGAGAAAGCAAAGGCTGTGGCGACGGCCGAAGAAGTCACGACTCGCATTGAAGCCTGCAAGGCTGACACGGTGGAAGTCACCAGTGCCAAGTACATCGGCcagatgaagaagatggaAGAGGATCACAAGTCTCAGTTGGCGCAAGCAACACGCAAGTCGCAGGATCGACTGAAGGAGGCCGAAGCCCAGTGGCTCACGAAGGGCAAGCACATCGTAGAGTATAATAGCCATCTGAAACGCCAGCTGGAGGAAGCGCATAAGCAAATGCAGCAACGCAATCAGCAACTACAAGCAGCTATGAACATGCGCAGCAATCAGCAGAATCTTCAGCAGCAGAATCTCCAGGGGGGGCCACACGGTCAACAGAATTCTCCCCAGCAGTCCTTCACCTCAAACAAGCGGATGAGGCACGATTCCATCAG TAACGCCGGTTTCCCAGCACAAAACTTCCAACGCGCACGTGCTCAGTCCCAGCTCTCCAACAATAGCGCCATGAATCCAAACGGCGAGTTTGCGATGCAGGGTCATAATTACATGATGTCACCACATGGAACCCATCAACGCCGGGTGTCGCAGCTGTCAAACGGCTCCCCGGGACCAATGACACCCACGCAACGTTTCCGACAAGAGCATAATGGTGGCTCCAATGGATCCCCGGTTGGCCATGGTGGTTCGCCTCAACATCGTCAACTACAGCAGGTGCAGCAGCAACCCCAAGTTGATTACTGGTCGCATCCGGAGCACAGCCAGCTTCTGCAGGATGTACAGTCGAGCAACATGGGGGGTCAGCTTCCCAGTTCAGCAGCATTCCCAGAGCACAGTCAGCTCCTGCAAGCTGTACCGTCGAGCAACACGGGAGTTCAGCGTCCGAATCAGGCTGCATTCCCCAACCAAAGCCAGAACACGATGCCCATGGACCTGCAGGATTGGACTATGCCGCTGCTCCCGATGGATGACATTGAAGATACAGTCCAGTCATTTGGCACGGGTATGATGGACGCGAACTTACAGTTCCCACAACAAGGTATGGACGCAAACTTACAGTTCCCACAAGGAGGGATGCTTGACAACGGGAACATGATGGACAATGGAAACATGATGCAAGACTTCAACCTCTTCCCGCCCGCCGATTTCACCACCTCTACCTCTCTCGACACACAACCCATACAGTCCCTGCAGCAGCCCCAAGCATCCACAACCCCAGAGGTAGAGCACCCCACCCCCAACCTCGCATCATCCTCTCACTCCACCCCAGCCCCCACGGCGACAGCGCCAAGGCGCAGACTCCCGCCACCCACCTCGCCAGCCAAAGTGCCTTGTGTGAACTGCTACAAGCACTGGTGGGACGTCGAGTGTGACCAGGGAGAACCATGCGCAAACTGTGCGGCCGAGCACGCCGACTGCGTCCGTCAGCGTTGCTTTCACTTCGCTGCTGGTACATGTCCCAAGGGTCTAAGGTGTCCGAATGTTCATGAGGGTGATGAGAGATTCCGGGATGGTAGGTTTCTTGTTGATCAGGGTGCGGCGGGGAAGCGGCCGGGTCGGGTGGGGAAGAGGAGTGATGCTGAGGTCGCTCCGATTTTGAGGCAGTGA
- a CDS encoding Alpha-glucosidase, family 31 glycosyl hydrolase: protein MFAASEDRLVFTFDAEQLWIEPWGLNAVRVRATKMPTMPQEDWALLPQPSTTAKIQVSDTSATLVNGAIKVVVSKRGKITIFDNASGKLLLEEYARDRRDILDPKCSALEVEAREFKPIIGGDYQLTARFESLDPKEKIYGMGQYQQPYLDIKGTQLELAHRNSQASVPFAVSSRGYGILWNNPSIGTAIFGKNVMSFQAQSTKSLDYWVVASDTPAQIVQSYAEATGKASTSHSPYSIIITVCKLRYQTQEELLQVAREYRRRELPIDLIVIDFFHWTMQGDWKFDEKYWPDPDAMVKELKELKIELMISIWPTVDRRSENYEEMVEKGLLIRTERGVRTAMTFQGQTIHFDPTNPASRDYVWNKAKNNYYKKGIKVFWLDEAEPEYRHYDFDNYRYHLGPNVSIGNIFPREYARTFYEGMEKEGQQNIVNLLRCAWAGSQRYGALVWSGDISSSWSSFRDQLAAGLNMGLSGIPWWTTDIGGFHGGNPNDEAFRELFVRWFQWGTFCPVMRLHGDREPRQSKTPNSPGCRSGADNEVWSYGPAVYEICKKYMLVREELRNYTRKLMEEAHRKGSPVMRTLFYEFPGDDKCWEVDDQYMYGDKYLICPILAAGQQNKTAYLPPLPSGQQWRCFWSKKTWGSGQSVEVESPIELMPVFERV from the exons ATGTTTGCAGCCAGCGAGGATCGACTGGTCTTCACCTTCGATGCCGAACAGCTTTGGATCGAGCCATGGGGCCTCAATGCGGTCCGCGTCCGCGCCACCAAGATGCCAACCATGCCGCAAGAAGATTGGGCCCTCTTACCTCAGCCCAGCACCACCGCCAAGATCCAAGTCAGCGACACTTCTGCTACCCTGGTGAATGGCGCAATCAAAGTCGTAGTCTCCAAGCGAGGCAAGATCACGATATTCGACAATGCTAGCGGAAAACTTCTCTTGGAGGAATACGCCCGTGACCGACGCGACATCTTAGATCCAAAGTGTAGTGCTTTGGAGGTCGAGGCTCGTGAGTTCAAGCCCATCATCGGCGGGGACTATCAACTCACAGCCCGGTTCGAGAGTCTGGATCCGAAGGAGAAGATCTATGGCATGGGTCAGTACCAACAACCGTACCTGGACATCAAAGGCACTCAGCTCGAGCTCGCGCATCGCAATTCCCAGGCTAGCGTACCTTTTGCTGTGTCTTCGCGCGGATATGGCATTCTGTGGAACAATCCATCTATTGGCACCGCTATATTTGGGAAGAATGTTATGAGTTTTCAAGCGCAGTCCACAAAGTCCCTTGACTATTGGGTTGTAGCGAGCGACACGCCCGCTCAGATTGTTCAATCATATGCTGAAGCTACCGGCAAGGCAAGTACCTCTCACTCTCCGTATTCCATTATAATAACCGTG TGCAAGCTCCGTTACCAAACACAGGAAGAGCTTCTGCAGGTGGCACGGGAATACAGACGCCGAGAGTTGCCCATAGATCTCATCGTCATTGACTTCTTCCACTGGACAATGCAGGGGGATTGGAAGTTTGATGAGAAGTACTGGCCAGACCCAG ATGCAATGGTCAAAGAGTTGAAGGAACTCAAGATTGAGCTCATGATATCAATCTGGCCTACCGTGGACAGACGCTCGGAAAACTACGAGGAGATGGTTGAAAAGGGCCTACTCATCAGAACGGAGCGCGGCGTACGAACAGCAATGACCTTTCAAGGACAGACCATTCACTTCGACCCAACCAACCCTGCCTCACGTGATTACGTCTGGAACAAAGCCAAGAACAACTACTACAAGAAAGGCATTAAGGTATTTTGGCTAGACGAGGCTGAACCCGAGTATCGCCACTACGACTTTGACAACTACCGCTACCACCTGGGCCCCAACGTTTCAATCG GTAACATCTTCCCCCGGGAATACGCCCGTACATTCTACGAAGGCATGGAAAAAGAAGGCCAACAGAACATCGTCAACCTCCTCCGTTGCGCCTGGGCCGGCAGCCAACGCTACGGAGCCCTAGTATGGAGCGGCGACATCTCCTCGTCCTGGTCCAGTTTCCGCGACCAGTTAGCCGCGGGCCTCAACATGGGTCTCTCGGGTATACCCTGGTGGACAACCGACATCGGCGGCTTCCACGGCGGAAACCCAAACGACGAAGCCTTCCGCGAGCTCTTCGTCCGCTGGTTCCAATGGGGCACTTTCTGCCCCGTCATGCGCCTCCACGGCGACCGAGAGCCCCGCCAATCAAAAACCCCAAACAGCCCCGGTTGTCGTAGCGGCGCGGACAATGAAGTCTGGTCGTATGGTCCGGCTGTGTATGAGATTTGCAAGAAATATATGTTGGTCCGCGAGGAGCTACGTAACTATACGCGGAAACTCATGGAGGAAGCGCATCGGAAGGGGTCTCCTGTTATGCGGACGCTGTTCTACGAGTTCCCAGGTGATGACAAGTGCTGGGAGGTTGATGATCAGTACATGTATGGTGACAAGTATCTGATTTGCCCTATCTTGGCGGCGGGTCAGCAGAACAAAACGGCGTATCTCCCGCCTTTGCCGAGCGGACAGCAGTGGAGGTGCTTTTGGAGTAAGAAGACGTGGGGGAGTGGACAGTCGGTTGAGGTAGAGAGTCCGATTGAACTTATGCCTGTGTTTGAACGGGTGTGA
- a CDS encoding Dimer-Tnp-hAT domain containing protein has protein sequence MPLRNLKRAAEGTPGPHGPHKRAKTAKGSASQPILMDDSQPELSIRTSPRKALAAAASQATEDAPFESQLRDAIPEATIQPPAEGSRAATEATSEAIEGGDDTGFDDEFTDNFDGIDWKRLPRFTKPLRTLKRNKSWVYQYGYRVASLREPHRTFFVCKYCHHRKIFCAYPEVTKSTSNAINHLAQKLLGHGYDRKGKLDSITLPRGQTTLKMMTEGGVDVPQGVANELGNFDVQRFRYAAVTWLVDNNHPLREFETPAFRQMIEFANPEAADALWVSHNSVASFVMRLYRYMEPQVVQMLSSAISKIHISFDGWTTKGGKRGFFGVVAHFADADGTIRDLPIALPQLTGAHTGERIAEVVGNIIDVFGITRSQLGYFVLDNAYANDTAVTKLAQRFEFTASHHRLRCGPHTLNLVGQMIIFGFDKDAYDNDQDEHKTEAAYLQEWRQQGPLGVLIDIINYIQTPQQHDLFADCQRRVNAKAPDQKQEILEPVKPVVTRWNSFHDTFVRAAKLHNAVDEYAQSHIERTMGADAYARSRNNKLTKVPAWMRSNGLTADDWAVITQYISVLEPLKEATKRLEARGKAGRFGAIYEVIPVFEAVLAVYEQLLKNHESVDYNANSAPEDHLPINLRAAWAKLNAYYTKLDESPAYFAATCLHPYYKNYCENSWRDKPSWLEANNAGLKQLWVFYKPQIQRQSRPPVRLSSGINDAINALVNAEPYGIVEVTEMDELERWRRFELRWTQEQFEQGSNPVSYWISLRPKYPNLARMAIDILTIPASSCECERLFSELGDLLEPRRRKIGSQLLAAIQCIRSWRDAGFKPPSDYNSGDVTDAEVAAIYEICKWDSEA, from the coding sequence ATGCCGCTTCGTAACCTAAAACGCGCCGCCGAGGGCACCCCCGGCCCCCACGGCCCCCACAAGCGCGCCAAAACAGCTAAAGGCAGTGCATCGCAGCCTATCCTGATGGACGATTCGCAGCCTGAGCTGTCTATCCGCACCTCGCCACGTAAAGccctagctgctgcagcaaGCCAGGCCACCGAAGACGCGCCGTTCGAGTCGCAGTTGCGCGACGCTATACCAGAAGCTACTATACAACCGCCGGCCGAGGGTAGTAGGGCTGCTACGGAGGCTACAAGTGAGGCTATCGAAGGCGGGGATGATACTGGCTTTGATGACGAGTTTACGgacaactttgacggcattgatTGGAAGCGTTTACCGCGTTTTACGAAGCCGCTGCGTACGTTGAAGCGCAACAAAAGTTGGGTATATCAGTACGGTTACCGCGTTGCCTCTCTCCGTGAGCCTCATCGTACGTTCTTTGtttgcaaatactgccatcATCGTAAGATCTTTTGCGCCTATCCAGAGGTTACAAAGTCGACCAGTAACGCTATCAACCACCTCGCGCAGAAGCTACTTGGCCACGGCTACGATCGCAAGGGCAAACTGGATTCGATTACACTACCGCGAGGCCAAACGACGCTTAAGATGATGACCGAGGGCGGTGTCGATGTACCTCAAGGCGTCGCTAACGAGCTcggaaacttcgacgtacagcGCTTTCGATACGCCGCTGTTACGTGGCTTGTCGACAATAACCACCCTCTCCGCGAGTTCGAAACGCCTGCGTTTAGGCAGATGATAGAGTTTGCCAACCCGGAGGCAGCTGACGCGCTGTGGGTAAGTCACAACAGTGTAGCTAGCTTCGTGATGAGGCTGTATCGCTATATGGAGCCGCAGGTTGTTCAGATGCTCTCGTCGGCTATTAGTAAaatccatataagcttcgatggctggacgacaaaaggcggcaagcgcggcttctttggagttgTTGCTCATTTTGCTGACGCCGACGGCACTATCAGGGACCTACCTAtcgcgctgcctcagcttacgggcgcccacacgggcgagaggatagctgAAGTTGTTGGCAATATAATCGATGTCTTCGGTATAACACGTAGCCAGcttgggtactttgtgctcgacaACGCGTACGCTAATGACACCGCCGTCACCAAACTCGCCCAACGCTTTGAATTTACAGCAAGCCAtcaccgcctccgctgcggccctcacacacTTAACTTAGTCGGACAGATGATTATCTTCGGCTTTGATAAGGACGCGTACGATAATGATCAGGACGAGCACAAAACAGAGGCAGCCTACCTACAAGAATGGCGGCAGCAAGGTCCGCTTGGTGTACTaatcgatatcatcaacTACATCCAAACACCGCAACAACACGATCTTTTTGCCGATTGCCAGCGCCGTGTTAACGCTAAGGCTCCCGACCAAAAGCAGGAAATACTCGAGCCGGTAAAGCCAGTCGTCACGCGCTGGAACAGCTTTCACGACACCTTTGTACGCGCCGCAAAACTCCATAACGCCGTTGATGAGTACGCCCAAAGCCACATCGAAAGGACGATGGGCGCCGACGCGTACGCGCGTAGCCGTAACAATAAGCTCACTAAAGTACCAGCTTGGATGAGATCTAATGGGCTTACGGCTGACGATTGGGCGGTAATAACCCAGTATATATCAGTGTTGGAGCCGCTAAAGGAGGCgacaaaacggcttgaagctCGCGGTAAAGCTGGCCGTTTCGGCGCGATATACGAGGTTATACCTGTCTTCGAAGCTGTACTTGCCGTGTACGAGCAGCTACTTAAAAACCACGAAAGCGTCGACTATAATGCCAATAGCGCGCCAGAAGATCACCTTCCTATCAACCTACGCGCAGCTTGGGCAAAGCTTAACGCGTATTACACTAAGCTCGACGAATCACCCGCATACTTTGCcgctacctgcctccacccatactacaagaactactgtgagaacagctggcgcgacaaaccgaGCTGGCTTGAGGCAAACAACGCTGGGTTGAAACAACTTTGGGTGTTCTATAAGCCGCAAATACAGCGCCAAAGTCGCCCACCAGTGCGGCTCTCAAGCGGTATCAacgacgccatcaacgcgcTCGTTAATGCGGAGCCTTATGGCATTGTTGAGGTGACAGAGATGGATGAGCTGGAGCGTTGGCGACGGTTTGAACTCCGctggacgcaggagcagttcGAACAAGGTAGTAATCCTGTTAGCTATTGGATAAGCCTACGCCCAAAGTATCCTAACCTAGCGCGTATGGCGATCGATATATTAACAATACCAGCCTCAAGTTGTGAGTGCGAGCGGCTGTTCAGCGAGCTCGGTGATTTATTAGAGCCAAGGCGACGCAAAATTGGGTCACAACTGCTTGCAGCAATACAGTGTATACGAAGCTGGCGCGACGCTGGCTTTAAGCCTCCATCTGATTACAACTCAGGCGATGTAACTGACGCTGAGGTAGCTGCAATATACGAAATATGCAAGTGGGACAGCGAAGCTTAG